tgtcttcctgttcttcttaattgtgtcagttccctgacatcttgtttccagagcatcccgTATCTCCgtagcagtcttgcagttgattaccctgtttgacattacattatcaatggcactatgcagtaagtgtcgtaccttagcatccttagcaattgatgctatgtcctcagcagtataatcactcttctcctttggtacggtcgttgctgcttcacctgcaactgcaacagcgagtttggttggtttgtgaggaccttccttgattctatccaggtattctggatctgttgcttccaggaacatggtcatccttaccttccatatgggatattcagatggtctcagtatagggactctgatggtctcataccgactctgaatttgtgtctttggtggttcctcggttgtggtaggcttagttggagtttctgtgtccgacatgattgtgtttggatctttaactgtatgtaagttaacagataggctctgataccaattgttaggtcacacacacactgtagagggggtgaatacagtgtatagtacactcaaatcgaacttaaagaacttgagtaacagaaaacaaactttattgaaacaataaactctgttacaatatggaactgttacctcttagtgatgaacaaatatcacgagagctgctagggttatatagaataataacttcgataatgataacacttatagtgtaaaccctatgcctgtatttatatactacacaattacaagataatcgctaattgatatggaatataattctgcttcctaaaatatatcaatcagatatcttctattccaagtattccattcttcacggaattccttcttcatgcatatctcttcttatgttttatctctatcttctttcctttaatcagctactgtttttatctgattgtccttcagcacttaagttctgatatctatcttctgatgattatctcctgataatataagtactgatatccttaagtcctgacttccagtataagtactgatctatcctgttcacacaagatctgaaagctaaacataaaacatattagccatgacattatcaaatatatctaacatatatcttgaaattagctttccaaccatattttttaaaataatttttgagcgtatggtttattttctatgaattttataaGATTGCGCTCAAAACAGACTTATAActcgataaaatcattttaaaatacaccgatcACCAAATAATTCCATCTATCATTTTTGTAAAGTCTCTAGAACTATTTTTaagataacaaaataaatttCACGCATTGAacatactcggataattttataaaaatatttaaaggttcaataaaccttattttaaatcagataaataccttaaaatcatttaaaataatcCAGATCATGTAATCATGCATACAGGCAAGCAAACACATATATTCACATATCACAACTCATACTTGATCACAAAATTTTCCTTTTTATCATTACTTCCCTTTTTCGtgtaacgggtcgcgtcctgtctgacggcccgacgctgagcgttttcagACATGTttcacaatcattctctttatatcaaCTGACACATCACTGGAATATAATACTCAATTAAACATTCCTGTTTCACACCATAGCACATAGTTtacatttaaacactttaatctCTTTTcagacgggttccgttctacctgacagCCCGACAACACAGTTTATCCACTAAGCTGACTCATTAAACTGAAATGGGtcattttacgttcccagttactaatatacaataaatacaattaaccaacaaaatcatttatccctttatttaatcacataatttataactacaccacaaaattatactttattcacttaatcataTCGCGAAATTCCCAGTTGTCACACCTTGTGTGTTATATACCTATGTGATCATTATTTGGCTGTTTTAATCATAATTTTCAATCCataagtcggatttgggtgaaacgaaggatAAATAGAAGCTTGTGACGtttatgtgacgattagaataatatgagattgagtattgatagaaTATTTGTGATGTCTAGCAGAGGAAGTGAggcgtagaaagggaaagcaagtagCTAATGATGGCATCAACTCTTTCAAACGGTGGCGACTCAGTGTGTCAACTTGGCGGATCAAGCGAGTTGGACTAAATTTTGAGTTGGGATGACTATTATTTTCTTTGTGGATAAGTCTCATGTGAATACAACCATGGGCTCAGGTATTGCTTTTTATCCTCGCAAGCATACTAAGTCGGGGGTCTTCACGGAAACAACCGCCCTACTCCGAAGAGTAGGGGCATGGTTTGCGTACATCCTACCCCCTCCAGAAATTGCTTTAAGCGGTATACACTGGGTATGgttgattgattgattgattgattaattaaattttatttactCTTAAAAAGGATTGATGGGCAGCTATTTTGTATTAAGTGATAATAACTTTACGATGAAAATCTTTAATCCCGAAAATTCTGAAAAGTGATTTGATTTGATTTGtttattttttgtaattgttcAAATGTAAACTATTCATCTAAGTTACAAATGTGTGAGGTGAACAAGCTGAAGCTTAAGACCTCGTTGAATCGCAAAACCTAATCGTCGAAACACTATTCAGCCGACCGTACAAAGGATCTACCTTAGCTTCCTTATTTtcttatataaatattataaaataattaaatttttatcaaattttcaaaaaaaaattattagtaTTAAACCGAACGCTGGACGGGGACAAGAATAAATAATAAATTTCCGCAAAAAATAAAACCGATACCAAGTAAAAAGAAATTTAGACGGGACGGGTTTTCTTGACACGGGTTTTGGAGGCCCAGCTATATTCTCATCATCATCACTTGATAAACTTGGTGTTCGTATTTCAAGTGTTCACAAATTGTGCTTCATGAAAACCCCAATGGCAGGCAGGAGAAAATATAGTATCAAGTTAATGGATAAGAATTTTGGGAGAAATGTATTAGCAATGGTATTGCTTACAGTGTTTTTGTACATTTTTGTACTATTCGCATATGTTTACGACACTACGTGGGGCCAAACAGTTTCAATCGACTCTCCGTTTCTCCCCAAAAAACACGAGCTCTGGTTGGTTTACGAGAATTGGCTTAccaattataatataaattatacAGGAAGTGAAAAAGAGAGGCGTTTCGAGATTTTTAAGGATAATCTTTACTATATTATTGAATATAACAGTAACAGTACATTTAAGCTTGGTTTGAACAGGTTTGCAGGTTTAAGTAATGAAGAGTATAGGTCCATGTTGTTGGGTGGTGGGGTGGTGAGAGAGAGAGACCAAGTTGAAGTTGGGAAGAGCGATGAGAGGTATAAGTATGAGAGTGGTGATAAGTTGCCTGAGTTTGTTGATTGGAGAGATAAAGGGGCTGTTGGTTCTGTTAAAGATCAGGGGCATAATTTCAGCGGTGGTGAGTTTACTAAGACTCGggcctctctctctctctccccccatCTCTCCCCCCCTctttctctcctctctctctctcgcccccCATCTCTCCCCCCTctttctctcctctctctctctctccccatctctctttctccctctccctctctctcatATCTCTCTCTCCAAcatctctctccccctctctttccccatctctctccccctctttctctccctctctttctctcccccatctctccctctctctcatctctctctcccacatctctctccttctctctccccctctctttCCCCATCTCTCTCTCACCTTCTCCCTCTCCCACATCTCTCTCCTTCTCTTTCCCTCTCTTTcccacctctctctctctccctctctctatGATTTACTACCAACAGTCCAAAAAAATTGTGCATTTGTCGCTTTAACTCTCTCTATATAATTGCATATAATGATGTTTTTTGTATCAAATTTGTGTTTTTTATGACAGTATATATGAGGCTAGTGTCTGATAATAGGGTGGTTTCTCTGTATTAGATTGTTCTTTTTATGAGAGTACAAGGCCTGTATGTGATATTAGATTATTAGCGACAAGTGGAATTTTGTTCTAACATGGCCAACGATTTTAAACGGTTTTTTTTCTACAAATCTGTCAACAAGGGTGCCTTTGTTGTGCTTCTAAACTCTAAAGTTAGCTATATGAATATGCAATTTGCATATAGTATCCAATATATTTACTCACGTATAATTCAATGCAATGGATTGAAGTACTCAATGACGAAAACCTCCGCAGCTGATTCTCTCGAGTCAAACATGTTGCTTGTTACATTTGAATTATTGTATAAATTTTCGGTTTTTGAAGTGAAGTAGAGTTTTAAGTTTGTCTCTTGGTCATCTAAAGTCGAACTATACTTCTAGTTAATATTATGCTAGTTTTTGTGAAGGCATATAAGGTGATTATCAAAGTCTTGACAGAATATCTCATTAATTATTTGCAAGAACTTTGCAATTACTTAAAATTATTATTCAACCAATTTTCTGGTGCCAATTTTACATCTTTTCCATTATGCAGGAAGTTGGGCATTTTCAGCAACAGGTTCAGTTGAAGGGATTAACCACATCGTAACAGGTGAGCTAATACCTCTTTCAGAGCAAGAATTGGTCGATTGTGATGAAGGTTTCAAAAGCAGTGTTGGTGTTCAGATAGACCATGCCTTTGAGTTCATTGTTAAAAAAGGGGGAATTCATACCGTTAATGATTATCCGTACAAAGCTGTTCAGGGCGTATGTGATCAGAATGTGGTGAACAATTCCAAGGTCGTAACTATTAATGGTTATGGAAATGTTCCTCAAAATGACGAATATTCATTAAAGAAGGCTGTGGCACACCAACCAGTGAGTGTTTCAATTGAAGCTGGAAGCAGGCATTTCCAACTTTATAAATCAGGCGTTTTTAATGGGATATGTGGGACAGAGTTAGACCATGGTGTTGTGGCTATTGGATATGGTACAGAGGATGGTAGAGATTATTGGATAGTAAGGAACTCATGGGGTACCGGTTGGGGCGAGAATGGGTACATGAGATTAGAGCGTAATGTGGCCAGTACTAATACAGGGAAGTGTGGAATAGCAATGCGGCCCTCATATCCTACTAAGAAGCCCCTAACAGTTTGCAATAATCACTACAGTTGTCCTGAATCCACTACCTGTTGCTGTGTCTCTAACTTTGGTAACTATTGCTATGGTTGGGAATGTTGTCCAGTTGAGTCAGCCACCTGTTGTGATGATCGCTCCAGCTGCTGCCCTCCAGAGTTTCCAGTTTGTGACACGAAGGCCAAAACATGCTTGTTGAGCAAAGACGGTCCCATTGGAGTAAAAGCTTTAGGGCGCAGTCCTGCAAGACCTAACATGAGGGTGATGATAACTTCCAGGAAGTTAATTGTCCCCTGAGGGAGCAATAATCTACAGCTTAAAAAAGTTGACAGGTCCACAAATATTTTTAAGCTAGTGCACGGTTCCTCTCGAGAGTCTGATGTTACTCCTTTTATGATCATCGATACAAGCACCACAGTATAGCAAAGCCTGATAATGCTCTTCATTCTCAACCTATTTAAACTCATGCACAAGTCAAGCGTCAAACCCTTGACCTCTCTTAGAGAAAGCAAGACCTCGACCACTGCATGAATTAGGTATCTGCTACAACAAATTTAACAAAAGAAAGTAATTTTTTATTGCAATTTGCAAGATACAATATTAGCTCATAACATAATCTAGTCAATAAAATCTGGATTGTATCATTTATCTGAAGTTTCCACAATTTATGCTTCTGAAACTCATTCAAATTCTTGGTTTTCATACTTTCTGTTTTTTCTAAAGGGTCCTTGATTGCATTTTCATTCTTAGTGTTGAAATTATATTTGTCAGAGTACTATTTTGGGGTCAATCATATAGAGTCTCGATGAATGTGTATGGTTTTTGTCTGTCCTAAGGACTAAGATTGAGGAAAATTTCTCAACAGACAGTGAATGTTGGATCCCTTCAATCTCAAGTTACCACATACATTATCATGTACTTCTAATTAAAGAAGTTACTTCATGCGAGTTAGATGATAATAAGGTCTAGAACAGTGTATTATCTATTCATTACGCTATGTTTATGTTGTTAAGGGGAGTACTGAATGGTGATTTGTTCACCCTAAGACTTTGTTACTTCGTTCAAAGGGGACTGCAATAAGAGGAGCAAGAGGAAGGTCAGACTCTTTCAATatacgtgtgtgtgtgtgttcaaTACTGTCCCTCTTTCGATTTTGAACAGCTTATATAATCTAATGCCTTGAGGCTGTACACATGTGATATATCTTTCTGACAGATATGAAATCTGTGACCGATTCCTTAAATAAATTCCTCGTTTTCCAGATTCAGGCTGCCAACCAAAGTTGATGTTTAAGCTATTTTCCTTGCAAGTTGAATTtaaatacataatattatatTTGTAGTTAGTTCTATGTCTTCATAGTGTTCTGGCTTTGGTTTAGTCGCTTGATTGACTATTAAATGTTTCAGGTACTTAATATATTAAGTATTCTCTTATAGTTTGCATCAGAAGTAGAATTTTGACATGAAGGTGTATGTTGGGAAGGAGGTAGATTCTTAGATTAACATAGATTCTTAGTTTTCCAGTTCATCGACATCCTGCAACTGCATCTAGTATTCTCTTTAGTACTCAGATAACTGCAACAGCTTCCGCATAGAAAAACCGGAGTTGCTCTGTATTATCTACATTAATCTTTAGTTTCTTGAGCATAACTTCTGATTGATTCCTCAGGGTGATTATTATATCTTTATATTGATCATCTTAATGTGTTTAGATGGTTTCTAACAAGCTACACATCTATACTTGTTACTATATTAGCCCAAGGTTGGCATGCTCAATGGTCTTTGCTCGAAGAGGAGTCCACTAGTAAGCAAAACAACAACTTCAGACATTGCTGGTCTCCGAGAAGCTGGCATCTGAGTGCACATTAAGGCAAGATATATGATCCTTTTAACATATTCTCCATCATATTCATTTGGATCCAGTTTCTCATCTACTAAATCAAGATGCTTGTCATCTTCGTACAAGTGCCAGGCCTGTGACATTGTAACATGTAAAGCACACTTAGCAACGAATTAAAGATTTGAGTTTCACGTAAACATCTTTTGCTTACATGTTCGAGTAGTGAACCATTGACAGGCTCAATCTTCACATCAGTGCAACGCAGGCCGCTTATAATTTCAAGGACCACAATTCCGAAGCTGTAGGTATCAACTTTCTCAGTCAAGTGTCCATGAATTGCATATTCTGGTGCTGTGTAACCCCTGATATGTTAAGTTACTTTTTATTACTAAAAATTTTATATATGTGTTCTTTTATCATCCAAAGTACAATATCACAAATTTTTATATATGTGTTCTTTTATTACTAAACTTACATTGTGCCAGCATATCTAGTACTAATTCGATGACTTTGATCCTCACGTGTGAATCTTGCCAGACCAAAATCTGCAATTTTGGGTTGAAAACCATCATCGAGTAATATGTTGCTAGGCTTGATATCTCTATGAATGATACGAAAATGAAATTCTTCGTGAAGATAGGCAAGGCCTCTAGCAATGCCAAGAATTATGTCAACGCGTTGTTTCCAGGTAAGAGTCCCCTGCTTCTCACCTGCCAAATAGTAGCACTGCCTTTAAAGTTTAAAGTATAGAACATACTTATCAAGGTTTTTCACCAGCAGTGTGTCATATTTATGTTTAGGTCAACTCACCGTATAAGAATTTAT
This genomic interval from Apium graveolens cultivar Ventura chromosome 8, ASM990537v1, whole genome shotgun sequence contains the following:
- the LOC141676772 gene encoding ervatamin-B-like isoform X2; amino-acid sequence: MKTPMAGRRKYSIKLMDKNFGRNVLAMVLLTVFLYIFVLFAYVYDTTWGQTVSIDSPFLPKKHELWFAGLSNEEYRSMLLGGGVVRERDQVEVGKSDERYKYESGDKLPEFVDWRDKGAVGSVKDQGHNFSGGSWAFSATGSVEGINHIVTGELIPLSEQELVDCDEGFKSSVGVQIDHAFEFIVKKGGIHTVNDYPYKAVQGVCDQNVVNNSKVVTINGYGNVPQNDEYSLKKAVAHQPVSVSIEAGSRHFQLYKSGVFNGICGTELDHGVVAIGYGTEDGRDYWIVRNSWGTGWGENGYMRLERNVASTNTGKCGIAMRPSYPTKKPLTVCNNHYSCPESTTCCCVSNFGNYCYGWECCPVESATCCDDRSSCCPPEFPVCDTKAKTCLLSKDGPIGVKALGRSPARPNMRVMITSRKLIVP
- the LOC141676772 gene encoding cysteine proteinase mucunain-like isoform X1; translated protein: MKTPMAGRRKYSIKLMDKNFGRNVLAMVLLTVFLYIFVLFAYVYDTTWGQTVSIDSPFLPKKHELWLVYENWLTNYNINYTGSEKERRFEIFKDNLYYIIEYNSNSTFKLGLNRFAGLSNEEYRSMLLGGGVVRERDQVEVGKSDERYKYESGDKLPEFVDWRDKGAVGSVKDQGHNFSGGSWAFSATGSVEGINHIVTGELIPLSEQELVDCDEGFKSSVGVQIDHAFEFIVKKGGIHTVNDYPYKAVQGVCDQNVVNNSKVVTINGYGNVPQNDEYSLKKAVAHQPVSVSIEAGSRHFQLYKSGVFNGICGTELDHGVVAIGYGTEDGRDYWIVRNSWGTGWGENGYMRLERNVASTNTGKCGIAMRPSYPTKKPLTVCNNHYSCPESTTCCCVSNFGNYCYGWECCPVESATCCDDRSSCCPPEFPVCDTKAKTCLLSKDGPIGVKALGRSPARPNMRVMITSRKLIVP